The Pseudomonas oryzicola genomic sequence CTTGCACGTAGTTCCAGTGGGTACAGGCCGGGCGCCCATCGAGCAGTCCGCTGGCAGCAATGAAAAACACACCGATGCACACCGACGCCAGCACCGCGCCGCGCCCGTGCAGCTCGCGCAACGACGCACGGTGGCGCTCCAGCAGTTCGGCTTGCGGTGCCGACTCCAGGCTCGGCGGTATGATCAGCACACGCAGATCAGACACCGCGACGCCCGGGCTCTCGGGGGCAGGCTGCAATTGCCCCGTCTCGTCGGCCTGCCAGAAGCTCACGCGTACCCGCGGCAACTCGACGGCCCCCAGTTCGGCAGCTACCCGGTTGGCCACCAGAAACAGGTCGGCCAGGCCATGTACGGCAGCACGCTGCGCGCCCTGGTACAGCAGCAGGCCGATATCCAGGCTGGTGGCATTGTCAGTTTTTGCCCGCATAGTGTCGTTTGCGCCAATCCTCAGGTCAGTGGCAACAGCCTATAACTAACGGCATCCAACGACTACTGCCAGAGGAGGCAGCATGAGCAAGCAGGCGCTGATCATCATCGACATTCAGAACGACTATTTCCCCGGCGGCAAATGGACCCTCGATGGCGCTGAGCAGGCAGCCGACAATGCCGCACGCCTGCTGGCGGCGGCCCGCCAACGGGGCGACCTGGTGGTGCATGTGCGGCATGAGTTCGAGAGTAGCGATGCGCCGTTCTTCGCGCCGGGCTCGCAGGGGGCTGCCATTCACGCCAAGGTCCGGCCCGCAGCGGGCGAGCCGGTGGTGCTCAAGCACAAGGTCAATGCCTTCCTCGGGACCGACCTCGAACATACGCTGGACCAGCATGGTATCGAAGCCTTGACCATCGTCGGCAGCATGAGCCACATGTGCATCGACGCTGCCACCCGTGCCGCGGCCGACCTGGGCTACGCCGTGACCGTGGCCCACGATGCCTGTGCGACCTTGCCCCTGGAGTTCAATGGCAAGCAGGTGCCGGCGGCGGATGTGCATGGAGCGGCGATGGCGGCGCTGGCATTTGCCTATGCCAAGGTGGTCAAGACCGATGAACTGATAGGAGACTGACCGCGAACCTCAGGATGTGCGTACCGGCCTCATCGCCAGCAAACCAGCACCCTCTCCACTGGCCCCAGGCCTGAGGGAGGGCCGCCGATGAGGCCCGCGAGGCAGCAGGACCTCTCGGTCAAATCACCACATTGCGCACAAAACGCACCGCCACGGCCCCGTCATTGCGGTAGGCATACCGGCAATTGCTGGCAAACACATGGAACTGGCCTTGCTGCAGGCAATGCTCGACCCCTTCGATGATCAGTGTCAGTTGCCCTTCGGCCACATAGATCTGCTCGCTCCAGCCCTCGGCATCGGCTTCGCTGCAATAGCGCTCGCCCGGTGCCAGGGTCCACTCCCAAAGCTCCACCTCGCGCCTTGCCGGACTACTGCCAAGTAACACCGCCCTGCTTTGCGGGTGCTCGCCCGCCCAGGCCAGTTCCTCGATACGGCCTGGGTCACGTTGGTCGGGTGCCTGGATCAGGGTGCTGAAGGCCACGCCCAGGGCTTCGGCAATCAGGTCGAGGGTAGTCAGGCTGACATTTTTTTCGCCCGCCTCGATCGCCACCAGCATGCGCCGGCTGACCCCGGAACGCTCGGCAAGCGCGGCCTGGCTGATACCTGCGGCGTTGCGCAGGCTGCGTACATTGAGGCTGACATGCTGCAGCACCGATGCCCGGTGCGAAGATTCTTTGTGCACTATAGTGCTCACAGGTCGAGATTGCGCAGTATACTGCCCACTTTGCGGCGATTGTGCGCCGCCCCTTCCGAGTGCGCAAGACCATGAGCCAACCCAGCAGCAAGCCGAACTCTGCCCTTACCTTTCGCCTGAGCAAGGCCGAATTGGTGCTGGTGTTCATCACCATGCTGTGGGGCGGCACCTTCCTGCTGGTGCATAACGTGATGACCGTCAGCGGCCCGATGTTCTTCGTCGGCCTGCGCTTCGCAGCAGCCGCGCTGTTCGTGGGGGTGGTCTCGGCCCGGGCACTGCCTGGCCTGACGTTCACCGAACTCAAGGCCGGCGTGCTGATCGGCGTGTCGATCATGCTTGGCTATGGCCTGCAGACCATGGGCCTGCAAACCATCAGCAGCAGCCAGTCGGCATTCATCACCGCGTTGTATGTGCCGTTCGTGCCGCTGTTGCAGTGGCTGGTGCTGGGCCGCCGGCCGGGCCTGATGCCGAGCATCGGTATCGGCTTGGCGTTCACCGGGCTGATGCTGTTGGCCGGCCCGGAAGGCGGCAGCCTGCACTTCAGCGAGGGCGAGCTGGTGACCCTGGTCAGCGCGGTGGCCATCGCCGGCGAAATCATCCTGATCAGCCGCTATGCCGGCCAGGTCGATGTGCGCCGGGTTACCGTGGTGCAACTGGCGACCGCCTCGCTGCTGGCATTCCTGATGATCGTGCCGACCCAGGAGCGCATTGCCGATTTTTCCTGGCTGCTGTTGGCCAGTGCAGTGGGCCTGGGTGCGATGAGCGCGGTGATCCAGGTGGCGATGAACTGGGCACAGAAATCGGTCTCACCCACCCGCGCCACGCTGATCTATGCCGGCGAACCGGTGTGGGCCGGGATCGTCGGGCGTATCGCTGGCGAACGCTTGCCCGGCGTGGCACTGCTCGGCGGCCTGCTGATCGTGATAGCGGTGGTGGTCAGCGAACTCAAGGTGCGCCGCGCGGGCGAAACCGAGCCAGCGCTGGAAGCACAGAGTGAACGCTAGCAGCACGCCCCTTCTCTAAACCTGCGGCTATGCTTTGTAAGAAACTGTTATAAAAAATCAGCTGGTCACAGCCTGTTTGTAGGATTCTGCGACAGCTTGCGTGTTGGTGATCACCCCCCTGGCACGTATGATTCCTGGCAAACTTCTCCAGAATAGGCCGCTATGTCATTGATAGTGCTATTGCTCCTGCCGTTCGTGGGCAGTTGCCTGGCAGCCGTGCTGCCGCACAACGCACGTAACGCGGAGTCCATTCTCGCCGGGCTCGTCGCCCTGGTCGGCACTGTCCAGGTAGCATTGCTGTACCCTCAGGTTGCCCACGGCGGCGTGATCCGCGAAGAGTTCCTCTGGCTGCCCAGCCTGGGCTTGAACCTGGTGCTGCGCATGGACGGCTTCGCCTGGCTGTTCGCGTTGCTGGTACTGGGCATCGGTGCGCTGGTGTCGCTGTATGCCCGCTACTACATGTCGCCACAAGACCCGGTACCGCGCTTCTTCGCCTTTTTCCTCGCCTTCATGGGCGCGATGCTCGGCCTGGTGATCTCCGGCAACCTGGTCCAGCTGGTGTTCTTCTGGGAACTCACCAGTCTGTTCTCCTTCCTGCTGATCGGCTACTGGCACCACCGTGCCGACGCCCGTCGCGGTGCCTACATGGCGCTGATGGTCACGGGTGCGGGCGGCTTGTGCCTGCTGGCAGGAGCCCTGCTGCTCGGCCATGTGGTGGGCAGCTACGACCTGGACAAGGTTCTGGCTGCCGGCGACGTCATCCGCCAGCATGCACTGTACCCGGTGCTGCTGCCGCTGATCCTCATCGGCGCCCTGAGCAAGAGCGCCCAGTTCCCCTTCCAGTTCTGGCTGCCCCACGCCATGGCCGCACCGACCCCGGTATCGGCCTATCTGCATTCGGCGACCATGGTCAAGGCCGGGGTATTCCTGCTGGCGCGCCTGTGGCCAGTGCTGTCGGGCAGCGAGGAGTGGTTCTGGATCGTCGGCGGTGCAGGCGCCCTCACCCTACTGCTAGGCGCGTTTGCCGCCATGTTCCAGAACGACCTCAAGGGCCTGCTGGCCTATTCGACCATCAGCCACCTGGGCCTGATTACCCTACTGCTGGGGCTCAACAGCCCACTGGCCGCCGTTGCCGCAGTGTTTCACATTCTCAACCATGCCACCTTCAAGGCCTCGCTGTTCATGGCCGCCGGCATCATCGACCATGAAAGCGGTACCCGTGACATCCGCCGCCTGAGCGGCCTGGTCCGCCTGGTGCCGTACACCGCCACCCTGGCCATGGTGGCCAGCGCCTCGATGGCCGGTGTGCCCTTGCTGAATGGCTTTCTGTCCAAGGAAATGTTCTTCGCCGAAACGGTGTTCATCAGTGCCACCGCCTGGGTCGAGGCCACGCTGCCGGTGATCGCCACCCTGGCCGGCACCTTCAGCGTGGCCTATGCCCTGCGCTTCACCGTCGACGTGTTCTTCGGCCCCAGCGCCGAGGACCTGCCGCACACCCCGCATGAACCGCCCCGCTGGATGCGAGCGCCAGTCGAGCTGCTGGTGCTGACCTGCCTGGTGGTGGGCATCTTCCCCGCCCAGTCGGTCGGCCCGCTGCTGGCGGCAGCCGCACTGCCGGTGGTGGGCGGGACCCTGCCGGAATACAGCCTGGCCATCTGGCACGGCTGGAACGCGCCGCTGATCATGAGCCTGGTGGCCATGAGTGGCGGCATCGTGCTGTACCTGGTGCTACGCAAACAACTGCGCCTGGGCCGTTTCCCTTACCCGCCACTGATCGAGCGTTTCAACGGCAAGCGCCTGTTCGAGCACGGCCAGGTGCAACTGATGCTGCTGGCGCGGCGCATCGAGCGCCTGGTTACCAGCCGCCGCCTGCAGTCGCAGCTGTTCATGCTGGTACTCGTCGCCTTCTTCGCCGGCCTCATCCCCATGTTGTACAGCGGCCTGAGCTGGGGCGACCGGCCGAAAATTCCCGGCTCGGGCGTGTTCGTCGCGTTGTGGCTGATTGCGATTGCCTGCGCCATCGGTGCCGCCTACCAGGCCAAGTACCACCGCCTGGCAGCCTTGATCATGGTCAGTGTCTGCGGCTTGATGACCTGCATTACCTTCGTCTGGTTCTCGGCGCCCGACCTGGCCCTGACCCAACTGGTGGTGGAAGTGGTCACCACCGTGCTGATCCTGCTCGGCCTGCGCTGGCTGCCACGGCGGATCGAAGGCGTATCGCCATTGCCGGGCAGCCTGGACCGTGCGCGCATGCGCCGCTTGCGCGACCTGTTGCTGGCGGTGCTGGTAGGTGGCGGCATGGCGGTGCTGTCCTACGCCATGTTGACCCGCCCGACGCCCAACGACATTTCCTCGTTCTATCTGAGCCGCGCGCTGCCCCAGGGTGGGGGCACCAACGTGGTCAATGTCATGCTGGTCGACTTCCGTGGCTTCGATACCCTTGGTGAAATCACCGTGCTGGTGGCCGTTGCGCTGACCGTGTTCGCTTTGCTGCGACGCTTCCGCCCACCGAAGGAAAGCATGCAACTGCCGTCGCAACAGCGCCAGTTGGCGCCCGACGTGGTCACCGACCTGATCAACCCGCGGCATGCCACCGACACTGCCCTGGGCTTCATGATGGTGCCCGCAGTACTGGTGCGCCTGCTGCTGCCGATCGCCCTGCTGGTATCGATGTACCTGTTCATGCGTGGCCATAACCAGCCAGGGGGCGGCTTCGTCGCCGGCCTGGTGATGTCGGTGGCGTTCATCCTGCAGTACATGGTGGCTGGCACCCAGTGGGTCGAAGCGCAGATGAGCCTGCGCCCGCTGCGCTGGATGGGCACCGGGCTGCTGTGCGCAACCCTGACCGGGGCGGGCGCCATGCTGTTGGGCTACCCGTTCCTCACCACCCATACCGCCCACCTGCACCTGCCGTTGCTTGGCGATGTGCACGTGGCCAGCGCGCTGTTCTTCGATGTCGGCGTGTTCACCGTGGTGGTCGGCTCGACCCTGCTGATCCTCACGGCCCTGGCGCACCAGTCGGTGCGCGCCTACCGCCCGGGCAACCCGGCGAAAAACAGCCAAGCGGGAGCTGCCTGATGGAAGAAGTGATTGCAATTGCCATCGGCGTCCTGGCCGCCTCGGGGGTATGGCTGATCCTGCGCCCACGGACCTACCAGGTGATCATGGGGCTGTGCCTGCTGTCGTACGGGGTCAACCTGTTCATCTTCAGCATGGGCAGCCTGTTCATCGGCAAGGAGCCGATCATCAAGGACGGCCTGCCCCAGGACCTGCTGCATTACACCGACCCGCTGCCGCAGGCGCTGGTGCTCACCGCCATCGTCATCAGTTTCGCCATGACCGCCCTGTTCCTGGTTGTATTGCTGGCCTCGCGCGGGCTGACCGGTACCGACCACGTCGATGGCCGGGAGCGTGACGAATGAGCAGCATGAGTCAACTGATCATCGCGCCCATCCTGCTGCCGCTGGTAACGGCGGCGGTAATGTTGCTGCTGGGCGAGAAACACCGGCAGCTGAAGGCCCGGTTGAACCTGCTATCGACCTTCACTGGCCTGGCCATCGCGGTCAGCCTGCTGTTATGGGTGCGCATCCAGGGCCAGGCGGAATCGATCGGCGTCTACCTGCCAGGCAACTGGCCGGCGCCGTTCGGCATCGTGCTGGTGGTCGACCACCTGTCGGCGCTGCTGCTGACCCTCACCGGCACCATCGGCTTCAGTGCCCTGCTGTTTGCCCGGGCCCGCTGGGATGGCGCCGGGGCCAGTTTCCATGCGCTGTTCCAGATTCAGCTGATGGGCCTGTACGGCGCCTTCCTCACCGCCGACCTGTTCAACCTGTTCGTGTTCTTCGAGGTGCTGCTGGCTGCCTCCTATGGCCTGCTGTTGCACGGCTCAGGCCGTGCCCGGGTGCGTGCGGGCCTGCACTACATCGCCATCAACCTGTTTGCCTCGTCACTGTTCCTGGTCGGCGCGGCGATGCTGTATGGCGTGACTGGCACCCTGAACATGGCAGACCTGGCCTTGAAGATCCCGCTGGTGCCGGAGGCCGACCGTGGCCTGCTGCATGCCGGAGCGGCCATCCTGGCCATCGCCTTCCTGGCCAAGGCCGGTATCTGGCCGTTGAACTTCTGGCTGGTACCGGCCTATGCCTCGGCCAGCGCGCCGGTGGCGGCGC encodes the following:
- a CDS encoding helix-turn-helix domain-containing protein — protein: MHKESSHRASVLQHVSLNVRSLRNAAGISQAALAERSGVSRRMLVAIEAGEKNVSLTTLDLIAEALGVAFSTLIQAPDQRDPGRIEELAWAGEHPQSRAVLLGSSPARREVELWEWTLAPGERYCSEADAEGWSEQIYVAEGQLTLIIEGVEHCLQQGQFHVFASNCRYAYRNDGAVAVRFVRNVVI
- a CDS encoding monovalent cation/H+ antiporter subunit A, whose translation is MSLIVLLLLPFVGSCLAAVLPHNARNAESILAGLVALVGTVQVALLYPQVAHGGVIREEFLWLPSLGLNLVLRMDGFAWLFALLVLGIGALVSLYARYYMSPQDPVPRFFAFFLAFMGAMLGLVISGNLVQLVFFWELTSLFSFLLIGYWHHRADARRGAYMALMVTGAGGLCLLAGALLLGHVVGSYDLDKVLAAGDVIRQHALYPVLLPLILIGALSKSAQFPFQFWLPHAMAAPTPVSAYLHSATMVKAGVFLLARLWPVLSGSEEWFWIVGGAGALTLLLGAFAAMFQNDLKGLLAYSTISHLGLITLLLGLNSPLAAVAAVFHILNHATFKASLFMAAGIIDHESGTRDIRRLSGLVRLVPYTATLAMVASASMAGVPLLNGFLSKEMFFAETVFISATAWVEATLPVIATLAGTFSVAYALRFTVDVFFGPSAEDLPHTPHEPPRWMRAPVELLVLTCLVVGIFPAQSVGPLLAAAALPVVGGTLPEYSLAIWHGWNAPLIMSLVAMSGGIVLYLVLRKQLRLGRFPYPPLIERFNGKRLFEHGQVQLMLLARRIERLVTSRRLQSQLFMLVLVAFFAGLIPMLYSGLSWGDRPKIPGSGVFVALWLIAIACAIGAAYQAKYHRLAALIMVSVCGLMTCITFVWFSAPDLALTQLVVEVVTTVLILLGLRWLPRRIEGVSPLPGSLDRARMRRLRDLLLAVLVGGGMAVLSYAMLTRPTPNDISSFYLSRALPQGGGTNVVNVMLVDFRGFDTLGEITVLVAVALTVFALLRRFRPPKESMQLPSQQRQLAPDVVTDLINPRHATDTALGFMMVPAVLVRLLLPIALLVSMYLFMRGHNQPGGGFVAGLVMSVAFILQYMVAGTQWVEAQMSLRPLRWMGTGLLCATLTGAGAMLLGYPFLTTHTAHLHLPLLGDVHVASALFFDVGVFTVVVGSTLLILTALAHQSVRAYRPGNPAKNSQAGAA
- a CDS encoding DMT family transporter, translated to MSQPSSKPNSALTFRLSKAELVLVFITMLWGGTFLLVHNVMTVSGPMFFVGLRFAAAALFVGVVSARALPGLTFTELKAGVLIGVSIMLGYGLQTMGLQTISSSQSAFITALYVPFVPLLQWLVLGRRPGLMPSIGIGLAFTGLMLLAGPEGGSLHFSEGELVTLVSAVAIAGEIILISRYAGQVDVRRVTVVQLATASLLAFLMIVPTQERIADFSWLLLASAVGLGAMSAVIQVAMNWAQKSVSPTRATLIYAGEPVWAGIVGRIAGERLPGVALLGGLLIVIAVVVSELKVRRAGETEPALEAQSER
- a CDS encoding Na+/H+ antiporter subunit C, giving the protein MEEVIAIAIGVLAASGVWLILRPRTYQVIMGLCLLSYGVNLFIFSMGSLFIGKEPIIKDGLPQDLLHYTDPLPQALVLTAIVISFAMTALFLVVLLASRGLTGTDHVDGRERDE
- a CDS encoding cysteine hydrolase family protein; translated protein: MSKQALIIIDIQNDYFPGGKWTLDGAEQAADNAARLLAAARQRGDLVVHVRHEFESSDAPFFAPGSQGAAIHAKVRPAAGEPVVLKHKVNAFLGTDLEHTLDQHGIEALTIVGSMSHMCIDAATRAAADLGYAVTVAHDACATLPLEFNGKQVPAADVHGAAMAALAFAYAKVVKTDELIGD